In the genome of Acanthopagrus latus isolate v.2019 chromosome 17, fAcaLat1.1, whole genome shotgun sequence, the window ACTGATCCATACATCTGACTGATTATCAGACGCCACGGTGGTTTATAATATTATGGGGAAGGATTTTACTGCTCTGGAATGGCATTATTGTGACAATGATTATATATTGTACACTTGCACATCCAATATTTGTTTGTTCAATGCAGGGACTGAggtttattttctgatttttttttagctggaCCACCCagcgtttgtgtttttgttaattttgcCAAACCCCCAATCACTGAAACTGCATCAATATAGTGGAGCATTATGAAGAATGATGGTGCTGCCTTTTGGGGGGATTTGATGGAAGCTGGGTTTCCATCGCAGGAACTTTCCCCAGGCACCAGCAAACTCAGTGCATTTCCAACTGAGGGACCAGGATCCAAATTGAGATCGGTTGACATATTTTACCCAACAAAAAGTTCCTAATGGGGGCGAGTACTTTCAGAAAGTACAGGAAGTTTGAGTCTGGGGCATCCAGCATTGAACATTTCTGGTTCTCACATGGGTTGATTTCtcacagcattttatttcaaacacaatATCTAAAAATCTGCAGCctcaaatcatttgtttttttttgtacattgtgTTTTGACACATCACCATGAAGTCAGAAGCAATAATCACACAATAATAGTCACACAATGTGTTACTTGCCCGATGCTCTCGGGTTTTTAGAACAtggtggacacacagacagtgggCTGCAGTAATTTTTTATTTGCTCCAAATGTGTTTCCTGAGACTGAAAGTTCAGGATCCTTTGGGTGGAATCACAGCTAATGAGGCAATTATGGCAATTATCTCCTTTAAGATGGAGATTAGGTGAATTGAGGACAAATGAGTTATGTTTGTGAGAATTGAGACATCACGTTGCAAAACACTCTTATGCCTCATACTTTACAGGACTGTGATGACTCCTTATGCCGTCAGAGAAAGCAGAagaaagaaggtgaagaaacCATTTACTTCCCAAAAAGTTGACATCAGCTTTCCTCCTGGACGGCCCACAGCTGACACCATTGAGTCACTGTGTAACAACCAGAAGCTACGGCCCCTCTATACTGTCAAGTGCCTGCCCGGGTCGGGCTTCGAGCTGCTGGCTCACCAGGCAAAGAGCGTGAATCGTATTGAGAAAGGATTCAAACAGTGCTGCAAAAAGAAGCAGGGTGCGCTCAAATGTGCCGACCAGAAGGTATGGCATCAGACATAACATGCTTCGTTCATTTTGATCCTTTTTGGTACCTCCTCACGtcctttcaccttttctgtgttttagtgGCGTGAAGAGCTTGACAAGTTTTGCGTGGGCGAGAAAGGCGGACAGGTGGATTTCCACTGTTGTTCCGCGGCTGAGGGGGAAAATGATCGATATGACTGTTTCCAATCAACTTCTCCCGACCCACATTACAATATGACAACCCCCACTGAGGAGCTCTCACTGAGCAAGATCTGTGACACTCACAAGATCATCAAGAAGAAGTAAGACAGCACTTCCTACAACTGCcctttaatctgtttttctgttccaaGCTCCTTTAATGGTCTTTGTGTTTGGcttgatttctctttttctttctgaatcTTTTTAAGTGCATTCCTCTCTACtgtcacagaagaaaaaaaaatgaatctcaGATGTGTTTTATCTCCTGTTGTCATGGATCTAAACATGTGTGTGCAATCTGTGAGCGGTGTGAGGTGGAGAGAGTAAGGctttcactgtgttgttgtagGTTCCCTGTCGGTTTTCCTCTCAAGAGCTTTGTGAGCCAATGCTGCCCCCTGCCTGAACAAGACAAGGCCTCTTGTTTTGTGCAGATGGTGAGTAAAATAAGGAAGTGAGCAAATCAGAAGTTTGGGATGGGAACAtcttaaatgtaatatttaaaaaaatgacccaaaaatctgtattttctaatgttgtttgtcttctgtctcGATATTTTTCTCTCGTGAAATCAGCTGAGGGATAAGTCAGAGAAGCTGTGTTCGTCAAATAAGGCTTCCCCTCCAGCTGTCCGCCGCTGTTGTCGCACCTCCTCAGAAGAGTCTCCACAGTGTATCTCGAAAATTCTCATGGATGCTGTCACCAAGGCAACCAATGTCTTACgccaaaagaagaagaaaaggtgcCCTCTCTCCTAAATCCTCGGCACTGGGACCACTCAAGGAATCAGCAAGCTAGCAGCAGGAGTGGCCTAAAATCACTAAAGAGGAACAGTCATTCCGGCACAAATCTAATTTAGAGGTCTATGAAATTATTCAAACTGTGGACCAAATTTTAGCTTTAT includes:
- the LOC119006539 gene encoding extracellular matrix protein 1-like; protein product: MGSSRALVCSTAFVLVLLSSASQDEHNDGQRELTFDHDKTRQEMQQPDSFMLQRPLDLSEMLSPEEIQQMMYQNPLDHEGNPMSPAQRRSRFRPRSYGALPARQYPVQFPLARPSSDNLPAICLHGDQRPLYPGSYFPPSGFGQLRRKARAVNNAESWFRSCCQQKETSGEEVTLCCATQAWELSVNSFCEEDGSVKDLLYECCYDRGSDRFNCFDSDAPNPSYGPTEELPVPPLPSTSTDSFSFDPNTCQGQRTVMTPYAVRESRRKKVKKPFTSQKVDISFPPGRPTADTIESLCNNQKLRPLYTVKCLPGSGFELLAHQAKSVNRIEKGFKQCCKKKQGALKCADQKWREELDKFCVGEKGGQVDFHCCSAAEGENDRYDCFQSTSPDPHYNMTTPTEELSLSKICDTHKIIKKKFPVGFPLKSFVSQCCPLPEQDKASCFVQMLRDKSEKLCSSNKASPPAVRRCCRTSSEESPQCISKILMDAVTKATNVLRQKKKKRCPLS